In Halothermothrix orenii H 168, the sequence TATATTTCAGATAATATAGATTTTGATACCGGAAAAAAAGACTTTTTTCAGCTGTTGAAAGAGATGCATCTGGTTGGACTCAAGTTTGATCTGACCCATCTCCACTACAGCAATCTAATTCTTAATGCCATGCGGGAAACAAGTAAAAAAATAGGAAACCTGGCAGACAGGTTAATAAGGAGTTCTGATAATTACATGAAAGATTTTATAAAAAAGGCCCGGGAGAAGGGGCAGATAAGGGATGATGTTGATCTTGATCTGATAAGTTTTATAGTTAATCGGGTGTCCATATATCTTTCAGAATATCTGGGAATGAAATATGATTTTTCATATGAAGAGGTAATAAAAGAAGGGAAGATCAGAATTCCGGTAAGTGAGGAAGAACTGGAAAAGATCCTGGATGAAATGGTTAAGGTGCTTCAGACCGGGTTGGAGGGCAGAAAATAGGTGCTGGGAACAGCACCTATTTTTTTTAAAAACTTTTTTCATGAATATTTTATGTCAGTAAACAATGGATATTTTTCCATGTTCTGGTTAATATTATTATTATTTAAATTTATATTTTTAATAAAATAGAGAAAATTGAAGGATTATTAAAATATAATATAGAAAATATATAATAGTTATGTAAAAAAGTACAAAACTTTGTGAAATAAGGTACGGTTAAAATCAATTGTTCAGTAATACAGGTTTTATAACAATTAATTGACTGGGGAAGGATAATATGAAAACTAAAACAAAAGTTATTATTCTCACATTAATAATTGTTTTAGTGGTTTCATACACAACATATATAAGTTTTAACAATTCAGCAACATATTATTATACCATATCTGAGGCCAGAGGATTAGAAGGTATCAGACAGCATCTCAGAATTAAAGGTAATCTTATTAAAGACAGTGTTAAATGGTCCCCGGATCTCTCAGAACTTAAATTTACTTTGACAGATGGTCAGCATAATTTAAAAATGATCTATTCCGGAGTAGTTCCGGATAATTTTAAACACTCCCGGGAAGTGATTGTAGAGGGTAAATTTATTGAAAATGATGTATTCAGGGTCACAAAACTTATGCTACAGTGCCCATCTAAATATGAAAAGGGAGAAGAATAATGATTTCAACTGGTGACTTATCTATACTACTGGCCTCTATTTTTACTGTTATATCAATAATAACAGCCGTTATATGTTTCTGGAAGGAAGAGAAGGCCGGTCTTTTCATAAGGGTTTCCCGGCTGTCTAATTTTTTATCAATCATTATGGTAACAGTTGCAGTAGTTATATTATTGAAAGCCCTTATCAGGAGTAATTTTAATTATGAATATGTTGTTAGATACACCAGTCGAGATCTACCTTTAATTTATAAAATAAGTGCCCTGTGGGCCGGACAGTCTGGTTCATTACTATTGTGGCTATTTTTCATGTCGTTAACTGGACTTATAGTTCAACTTAATAAGCATTTTGGTAAAGAAAATTATGACATTGCGGTTACAGGTATTATTAATGTCATCAGGTTGTTTTTTATGGCAGTACTTACTGGTCCGGCATCCCCCTTTAAAATTTCTGCTCCAGCTCCATATTTTGGCCAGGGATTAAATCCGATGCTTCAAAATATTTATATGGCAATTCATCCCCTGTTTTTGTTTGCAGCTTACAGTGGTTTTATCGTACCTTTTTCGTTGGC encodes:
- a CDS encoding TetR/AcrR family transcriptional regulator — encoded protein: MPRETFFNLSEEKRNRIINIAVEEFARYDYNSASLSRVVEKAGIAKGSMYQYFKNKKELYLYLVELASEKKFNYISDNIDFDTGKKDFFQLLKEMHLVGLKFDLTHLHYSNLILNAMRETSKKIGNLADRLIRSSDNYMKDFIKKAREKGQIRDDVDLDLISFIVNRVSIYLSEYLGMKYDFSYEEVIKEGKIRIPVSEEELEKILDEMVKVLQTGLEGRK
- a CDS encoding cytochrome c maturation protein CcmE; this translates as MKTKTKVIILTLIIVLVVSYTTYISFNNSATYYYTISEARGLEGIRQHLRIKGNLIKDSVKWSPDLSELKFTLTDGQHNLKMIYSGVVPDNFKHSREVIVEGKFIENDVFRVTKLMLQCPSKYEKGEE